One stretch of Campylobacter sp. CCS1377 DNA includes these proteins:
- a CDS encoding S24 family peptidase, giving the protein MEKNVNTEILQDLIYSKFSNYQDFINACALRGFKPAMPTVKSWFGKNKDGARSPSVKNLPIIAEVLDVDMEVLLTHSNISKTREKIYKIPILEMPTGCGAMGEFDPSFAVVKEVDIPKVFIEQRYPSHKHLRIFKCFGDSMQPKYNSGDFVIVDMVDGRSFIKIDGIYVFRLDKAVYIKRLTFMPNKIMARSINPDYESFEISENEIESGLFEVLGKTCGRIAFEDGLLLDNQGIY; this is encoded by the coding sequence ATGGAAAAAAATGTAAACACTGAAATATTGCAAGATTTAATATATTCTAAATTTTCAAATTATCAAGATTTTATTAATGCTTGTGCTTTACGAGGTTTTAAACCTGCGATGCCTACTGTTAAGTCTTGGTTTGGTAAAAACAAAGATGGAGCTAGAAGTCCATCGGTTAAAAATCTACCAATTATTGCTGAGGTTTTAGATGTTGATATGGAAGTTTTATTAACACACTCCAATATATCAAAAACAAGAGAAAAAATTTACAAAATCCCCATCTTAGAAATGCCAACAGGTTGTGGTGCTATGGGAGAATTTGACCCAAGCTTTGCAGTGGTTAAAGAAGTGGATATACCAAAAGTTTTTATCGAGCAAAGGTATCCAAGTCATAAACACTTAAGGATTTTTAAATGCTTTGGGGATAGTATGCAACCAAAATACAATAGTGGCGATTTTGTAATTGTGGATATGGTAGATGGTAGGAGTTTTATTAAAATAGATGGTATTTATGTTTTTAGACTGGATAAAGCGGTTTATATTAAAAGACTTACTTTTATGCCAAATAAAATAATGGCAAGAAGTATTAACCCTGATTATGAAAGCTTTGAGATAAGCGAAAATGAAATTGAAAGCGGTTTATTTGAAGTTTTAGGTAAAACTTGCGGAAGAATTGCGTTTGAAGATGGGTTATTGCTAGACAATCAAGGCATATATTAA
- a CDS encoding terminase small subunit — protein MMSMMVNGKSLTKEELIQKIEEYFNERKVLKETKESIVFAPKTKVGLAVHLGIILNTLNEWEKDKDFGEIVKQAKQRCEMDILNHSLIGTYTPSVSMFLLKNQHGYVDKQEITSDNVQRIEISRTKAQ, from the coding sequence ATAATGAGTATGATGGTTAATGGCAAGAGCTTAACAAAAGAAGAGCTAATACAAAAAATAGAAGAGTATTTTAATGAAAGAAAGGTTTTAAAAGAAACCAAAGAAAGCATTGTATTTGCACCAAAAACCAAAGTGGGCTTAGCGGTGCATTTAGGCATTATACTTAATACCTTAAACGAATGGGAGAAAGATAAAGACTTTGGCGAGATTGTAAAACAAGCAAAACAAAGGTGCGAAATGGATATTTTAAATCATTCTTTAATTGGCACTTATACGCCAAGTGTGAGTATGTTTTTGCTTAAAAATCAGCACGGCTATGTAGATAAACAAGAAATCACTAGCGATAATGTGCAACGCATTGAAATTTCAAGGACAAAAGCACAATGA
- a CDS encoding terminase family protein: protein MTLKLDFSYTPAQLKVFDENNPRFITVAKGRRLGFTRGSAKYVIESLLMGLNVLWVDTVQSNLQNYFELYFIPELKKLPKEFYTWSVQDKKLIINGAVLHMRSAERPENIEGFGYDLVILNEAGIILKGSKGEYLWFNAIRPMLLDNPNSRAIIGGVPKGKNLFYELCKKELNDCNWKHYQFSSYDNPFLKEEQIKELIAEVGGEDSEVVKQEIYGEFIDNASAELFSLSEIEKAMSSISFSVEKMQGEHIWGLDVARFGDDKSVLAKRKGFVVDEIKKYSQLSTIELANRVLFEFNQSEIKPKGIFVDTCGLGVGVFDVLSDYGLPVFEANSANSATSNEYLNKRAQMYFTFAKNLKHMQIIKDEELKKDMRMIEYEYNDKGLLKIISKEQIKKEYGKSPDVSDALALTFFEKLHSRKDISEDWSYDGW from the coding sequence ATGACTTTAAAGCTTGATTTTTCTTATACACCTGCACAGCTTAAGGTTTTTGATGAAAATAATCCGCGTTTTATCACTGTGGCAAAAGGTAGACGCTTAGGCTTTACAAGAGGCAGTGCTAAGTATGTTATAGAAAGTCTTTTAATGGGATTAAATGTGCTTTGGGTGGATACGGTGCAAAGCAATTTGCAAAATTATTTCGAACTTTATTTTATACCTGAACTTAAAAAACTGCCAAAAGAGTTTTATACTTGGAGCGTGCAAGATAAAAAGCTTATCATCAATGGAGCGGTTTTACATATGAGAAGTGCCGAAAGACCCGAGAATATTGAAGGCTTTGGCTATGATTTGGTGATTTTAAACGAAGCTGGAATTATCCTAAAAGGAAGCAAAGGAGAGTATCTTTGGTTTAATGCTATCCGTCCTATGCTTTTAGATAATCCAAATTCAAGAGCGATAATTGGTGGAGTGCCTAAAGGCAAAAATCTTTTTTATGAGCTTTGTAAAAAAGAATTAAACGATTGTAATTGGAAACATTATCAATTTTCAAGCTACGATAATCCATTTTTAAAAGAAGAGCAAATTAAGGAGCTTATCGCTGAAGTGGGTGGCGAAGATAGCGAAGTGGTAAAGCAAGAGATATACGGCGAGTTTATCGATAATGCAAGTGCTGAGCTATTTTCTTTAAGTGAAATTGAAAAGGCTATGAGTAGCATTTCTTTTAGTGTTGAAAAAATGCAAGGCGAGCATATTTGGGGCTTAGATGTGGCTAGATTTGGTGATGATAAAAGCGTATTGGCTAAAAGAAAAGGCTTTGTGGTTGATGAGATTAAAAAATACTCACAGCTTAGCACCATAGAACTTGCAAATAGAGTGCTTTTTGAATTTAATCAAAGTGAGATAAAACCAAAAGGCATTTTTGTTGATACTTGTGGGCTTGGTGTGGGAGTATTTGATGTTTTAAGTGATTATGGTTTGCCTGTATTTGAAGCAAATTCAGCCAACTCAGCAACTAGCAATGAATACTTAAACAAAAGAGCACAAATGTATTTCACTTTTGCAAAAAATTTAAAACATATGCAAATCATCAAAGATGAAGAGCTTAAAAAAGATATGAGAATGATTGAGTATGAGTATAACGACAAAGGCTTATTAAAAATCATTTCAAAAGAACAAATTAAAAAAGAATACGGAAAAAGTCCTGATGTTAGCGATGCTTTGGCTTTGACCTTTTTTGAGAAACTTCATAGCAGAAAAGATATTAGCGAAGATTGGAGCTATGATGGCTGGTGA